The following are from one region of the Verrucomicrobiota bacterium genome:
- a CDS encoding SUF system NifU family Fe-S cluster assembly protein → MNDDLNDLYQEVILEHAKSPRNFRELPGANRIAHGRNPLCGDNYTVYLLMEGDVVKEATFQGSGCAISKASASLLTSTIKGKTRADVEALFGKVHAMVTTGHADDSLGKLAAFAGVHKFPARVKCASLSWHAAKAAVEGSAETVSTEGDNPKAE, encoded by the coding sequence ATGAACGACGACCTCAACGACCTTTACCAGGAAGTCATCTTGGAGCATGCGAAAAGCCCGCGGAACTTCCGCGAGCTGCCCGGCGCCAACCGTATCGCGCACGGGCGCAACCCGCTCTGCGGCGACAATTACACCGTTTATTTGCTCATGGAGGGCGACGTGGTGAAGGAGGCGACCTTCCAAGGCTCCGGCTGCGCCATCTCGAAGGCGTCGGCGTCGCTGCTCACCAGCACCATCAAGGGCAAGACCCGCGCGGACGTGGAGGCGCTCTTCGGCAAGGTGCATGCCATGGTCACCACCGGCCACGCGGACGACAGCCTGGGCAAGCTCGCGGCATTTGCGGGCGTGCACAAGTTCCCGGCGCGCGTGAAGTGCGCCAGCCTTTCGTGGCACGCAGCCAAGGCGGCGGTGGAAGGCAGCGCAGAGACGGTGAGCACGGAAGGCGATAACCCGAAGGCGGAATGA
- the hflC gene encoding protease modulator HflC, giving the protein MATPSPAHSSHVEKANAYQLSVSNVAKTTREKAKEFGIEVVDVRIKRADLPAEVQQSVFQRMQAEREREAKRYRSEGEEESAKLKAETDKQRTILLATAKQDAEKLRGEGDATATRVYAEAYGKDAEFYAFVRSLQAYEQFVGKRSTLVLPADSDLFRYLSSPQSPTPGGTPARAAR; this is encoded by the coding sequence ATGGCCACCCCCAGCCCGGCACACTCCAGCCACGTCGAAAAAGCAAATGCCTATCAGTTATCAGTCAGTAACGTGGCCAAGACCACCCGCGAGAAGGCCAAGGAATTCGGCATCGAGGTGGTGGACGTCCGCATCAAGCGCGCCGACCTGCCGGCCGAAGTGCAGCAGAGCGTCTTTCAGCGCATGCAGGCCGAACGCGAGCGCGAGGCCAAACGCTACCGCAGCGAAGGCGAGGAGGAGTCCGCCAAGCTCAAAGCCGAAACCGACAAACAACGCACCATCCTCCTGGCCACGGCCAAACAGGACGCCGAGAAACTCCGCGGCGAAGGCGACGCCACCGCCACGCGCGTCTATGCGGAGGCCTACGGCAAGGACGCCGAGTTCTACGCCTTCGTGCGCAGTCTCCAGGCCTACGAACAGTTTGTCGGCAAACGCAGCACGCTGGTGCTGCCGGCGGACTCGGACCTGTTCCGCTACCTCAGCAGCCCGCAATCCCCAACGCCCGGCGGCACCCCGGCCCGCGCGGCCCGGTGA